One segment of Burkholderia multivorans ATCC BAA-247 DNA contains the following:
- a CDS encoding ExbD/TolR family protein has product MAFGGLEHHKTSAPMAEINMTPLIDVMLVLLVIFIITAPLMTHAIRLDLPKVAASVARDTPQSVTLSIDDAGKLYWNDTPIALEALPARFRQAAASAAPPELRLRASRATRYDVIAQVMGAAQAAGLTRIGFVTDMPPAGTAGPAAPAAPAAH; this is encoded by the coding sequence ATGGCATTCGGCGGACTCGAGCACCACAAGACGTCCGCGCCGATGGCGGAGATCAACATGACGCCGCTGATCGACGTGATGCTCGTGCTGCTCGTCATCTTCATCATCACCGCGCCGCTGATGACGCACGCGATCCGGCTCGACTTGCCGAAGGTCGCGGCAAGCGTCGCGCGCGACACGCCGCAGTCGGTCACGCTGTCGATCGACGATGCGGGCAAGCTGTACTGGAACGACACGCCGATCGCGCTCGAGGCGCTGCCCGCGCGCTTCCGGCAGGCCGCCGCGAGCGCTGCGCCGCCCGAGCTGCGGCTGCGCGCGTCGCGCGCGACGCGCTACGACGTGATCGCGCAGGTGATGGGCGCCGCGCAGGCCGCGGGCCTCACGCGAATCGGCTTCGTCACCGACATGCCGCCCGCCGGCACCGCAGGGCCGGCCGCGCCCGCTGCGCCGGCCGCGCACTGA
- the dapB gene encoding 4-hydroxy-tetrahydrodipicolinate reductase yields the protein MKIAIAGASGRMGRMLIEAVLNDADAQLVGALDRAGSPSLGQDAGAFLGKDTGVKLTDDIDAVFAQADYLIDFTRPEGTLAHVEAALRHDVKLVIGTTGFTAEQKAVLHAAAEKVAIVFAANMSVGVNVTLKLLEFAAKHFSHGYDIEIIEAHHRHKVDAPSGTALMMGEAVAGALGRSLDDCAVYGRHGVTGERDPSTIGFAAVRGGDIVGDHTVLFAGIGERIEITHKSSSRVSYAQGALRAVRFLSARDTGLFDMQDVLGLR from the coding sequence ATGAAGATTGCGATTGCCGGCGCATCGGGCCGGATGGGCCGGATGCTGATCGAAGCCGTTCTCAACGATGCCGACGCGCAGCTCGTCGGCGCGCTCGACCGCGCCGGCTCGCCGTCGCTCGGTCAGGACGCGGGCGCGTTCCTCGGCAAGGATACCGGCGTCAAGCTGACCGACGACATCGACGCGGTGTTCGCGCAGGCCGACTATCTGATCGACTTCACGCGTCCGGAAGGCACGCTCGCGCACGTCGAGGCCGCGCTGCGCCACGACGTGAAGCTCGTGATCGGCACGACCGGCTTCACGGCGGAGCAGAAGGCCGTGCTTCATGCGGCCGCCGAGAAAGTCGCGATCGTGTTCGCGGCCAACATGAGCGTCGGCGTCAACGTCACGCTGAAGCTGCTCGAATTCGCGGCGAAGCACTTCTCGCACGGCTACGACATCGAAATCATCGAGGCGCACCACCGCCACAAGGTCGACGCGCCGTCGGGCACCGCGCTGATGATGGGCGAAGCCGTCGCCGGCGCACTCGGCCGCTCGCTCGACGACTGCGCGGTGTACGGGCGCCACGGTGTGACGGGCGAACGCGATCCGTCGACGATCGGCTTCGCGGCCGTGCGCGGCGGCGACATCGTCGGCGATCACACGGTGCTGTTCGCCGGCATCGGCGAGCGGATCGAGATTACCCACAAGTCGTCGAGCCGCGTGTCGTACGCGCAGGGCGCGCTGCGTGCCGTGCGCTTCCTGTCGGCGCGCGATACGGGCCTGTTCGACATGCAGGACGTGCTCGGCCTGCGCTGA
- the holA gene encoding DNA polymerase III subunit delta produces MQLRLDALEPHLAKGLAGLYTVYGDEPLLAQEACDRIRAAARAAGFTERSVHTVERGFDWSVLLGATQAMSLFGERQLIELRIPSGKPGKEGADALKALAAADNPDALMLVTLPRLDAATQKSAWFTALQNGGVALKIDPVDRAQLPNWIGQRLAMQGQRVAPGDDGRRALQFIAERVEGNLLAAHQEIQKLGLLYPQGVLSFEQVHDAVLNVARYDVFKLNEAMLAGDAARLARMIDGLKGEGEAIVLVMWAVVEELRTLLRIKRGTAAGKPLATLLRENRVWGPRERLIGPALNRVSEAVLEKALAFAAKLDRQVKGLAAVTPGRRTHDDPPPDPWDGLFQLAMTVAGPQHERPPTAGRVRR; encoded by the coding sequence ATGCAATTGCGACTTGATGCACTGGAGCCGCACCTCGCGAAGGGGTTGGCCGGGCTCTACACCGTCTACGGCGACGAGCCGCTGCTCGCGCAGGAGGCGTGCGACCGCATTCGCGCGGCCGCGCGCGCGGCCGGCTTCACCGAGCGTTCGGTGCATACGGTCGAGCGCGGCTTCGACTGGAGCGTGCTGCTCGGCGCGACGCAGGCGATGTCGCTGTTCGGCGAGCGCCAGCTGATCGAGCTGCGTATTCCGTCGGGCAAGCCGGGCAAGGAAGGGGCCGACGCGCTGAAGGCGCTGGCGGCCGCCGACAATCCCGATGCGCTGATGCTCGTCACGCTGCCGCGTCTGGATGCGGCCACGCAGAAGTCCGCGTGGTTCACCGCGCTGCAGAACGGTGGCGTCGCGCTGAAGATCGATCCGGTCGACCGCGCGCAGCTGCCGAACTGGATCGGCCAGCGTCTCGCGATGCAGGGGCAGCGCGTCGCGCCCGGCGACGACGGCCGGCGCGCACTGCAGTTCATCGCCGAGCGCGTCGAGGGCAACCTGCTCGCGGCGCATCAGGAAATCCAGAAGCTCGGGCTGCTCTATCCGCAGGGCGTGCTGTCGTTCGAGCAGGTGCACGATGCCGTGCTGAACGTTGCGCGCTACGACGTGTTCAAGCTGAACGAAGCGATGCTTGCCGGCGACGCCGCGCGGCTCGCGCGGATGATCGACGGGCTCAAGGGCGAGGGCGAGGCGATCGTGCTCGTGATGTGGGCCGTCGTCGAGGAGTTGCGCACGCTGCTGCGGATCAAGCGCGGCACCGCGGCCGGCAAGCCGCTCGCGACGCTGCTGCGCGAGAACCGCGTATGGGGCCCGCGCGAGCGGCTGATCGGTCCGGCGCTGAACCGCGTGTCCGAAGCCGTGCTCGAAAAGGCGCTCGCGTTTGCCGCGAAGCTCGACCGGCAGGTCAAGGGTCTCGCCGCCGTGACGCCCGGCCGCCGCACGCACGACGATCCGCCGCCCGATCCGTGGGACGGGCTGTTTCAGCTTGCGATGACGGTCGCCGGGCCGCAGCACGAGCGACCGCCGACCGCGGGTCGCGTGCGGCGTTAG
- the lptE gene encoding LPS assembly lipoprotein LptE: MIRRSFLMLVGSAVALSACGFQLRGQQDYAFKHLLIAGAPAPVSARLTRLVEGGSDTKIVKSIDDADAVLRMWESRGQNTLTLNQYGSAQEYALFYTLNYTLTSKDGTVLIPPSAIALNRAMTYSDQYTNAKAQEADILYADMQNDAVDQLMRRLAIVHSLTPRPEDVVPGVAPRAPLPPPPL, encoded by the coding sequence GTGATCCGCAGATCGTTTTTGATGCTCGTCGGCAGCGCGGTCGCGCTGTCCGCATGCGGTTTCCAGTTGCGCGGCCAGCAGGACTACGCGTTCAAGCACCTGCTGATCGCCGGTGCGCCGGCGCCGGTGTCGGCGCGGCTCACGCGCCTCGTCGAGGGCGGCAGCGACACGAAGATCGTCAAGTCTATCGACGATGCCGATGCCGTGCTGCGCATGTGGGAGTCGCGCGGCCAGAACACGCTGACGCTGAACCAGTACGGTTCCGCGCAGGAATATGCGCTGTTCTACACGCTGAACTACACGCTGACGAGCAAGGACGGCACCGTGCTGATTCCGCCGAGCGCGATCGCGCTGAACCGCGCGATGACGTACAGCGACCAGTACACGAACGCGAAGGCGCAGGAAGCGGACATCCTGTACGCGGACATGCAGAACGACGCGGTCGATCAGCTGATGCGCCGCCTCGCGATCGTGCATTCGCTGACGCCGCGTCCGGAAGACGTGGTGCCGGGCGTCGCGCCGCGCGCGCCGCTGCCGCCGCCGCCGCTTTGA
- a CDS encoding MotA/TolQ/ExbB proton channel family protein produces MAIPTGVVHYLESGDAITHAVAYVLLAMSIASWCFLLMKAWLLVRAKRQGPRALAAFWRASSLESGIAALAGADRERVFVPLAEAARDAADEHEPAALAARVERSERVLRALRHAMLRSQRRLEFGQVLLASIGSTAPFVGLLGTVWGIYHALGSIAASGQAQIENVAGPVGEALIMTAFGLVVAIPAVLAYNILGRLVRQLAEELDGFARDLHVFVCAQPA; encoded by the coding sequence ATGGCCATTCCCACCGGCGTTGTCCACTACCTCGAAAGCGGCGATGCGATCACGCACGCCGTCGCCTACGTGCTGCTGGCGATGTCGATCGCCAGCTGGTGCTTCCTCTTGATGAAGGCATGGCTGCTCGTGCGCGCGAAGCGGCAGGGGCCACGTGCGCTCGCGGCGTTCTGGCGCGCGTCGTCGCTCGAGTCGGGCATCGCCGCCCTGGCCGGTGCCGATCGCGAGCGCGTGTTCGTGCCGCTCGCGGAGGCCGCGCGCGACGCGGCCGACGAACATGAGCCGGCCGCGCTGGCCGCGCGCGTCGAGCGCAGCGAACGCGTGCTGCGCGCGCTGCGTCATGCGATGCTGCGCTCGCAGCGGCGCCTCGAATTCGGTCAGGTGCTGCTCGCGTCGATCGGCAGCACGGCGCCGTTCGTCGGGCTGCTCGGCACCGTATGGGGCATCTACCATGCGCTCGGCAGCATCGCCGCGAGCGGGCAGGCGCAGATCGAGAACGTCGCGGGGCCGGTCGGCGAAGCGCTGATCATGACCGCGTTCGGGCTCGTCGTCGCGATTCCGGCCGTGCTCGCGTACAACATCCTCGGGCGGCTCGTCCGGCAACTCGCCGAGGAACTCGACGGCTTCGCGCGCGATCTGCACGTGTTCGTCTGCGCGCAGCCCGCGTGA
- the alc gene encoding allantoicase, protein MAAPILDPNAPAFTRRYMNLADPRLGAAALFASDEFFAPKERMLNPEPAVFIPGKYDDHGKWMDGWETRRKRTTGHDFCVVRLARPGVIHGVDLDTSHFTGNFPPAASIDACFADGDTPSDDAEWHTIVAATTLQGNAHHYVEVADARPYTHLRVNLYPDGGLARLRVYGQPQRDWSRVPAGEPVDLAAIENGAYLVAANNQHFGAASQMLMPGRGANMGDGWETRRRREPGNDWAIVALARPGIIRRVEVDTAFFKGNFPDRCSLQAAHVTGGTDDSLVTQAMFWPELLGEQKLSMDSVHTFDDLAALGPVTHVRFNIFPDGGVSRLRLWGEPA, encoded by the coding sequence ATGGCAGCCCCCATTCTCGACCCGAACGCGCCGGCCTTCACGCGGCGCTACATGAATCTCGCCGATCCGCGCCTGGGCGCCGCTGCGCTGTTCGCGAGCGACGAATTCTTCGCGCCGAAGGAGCGCATGCTGAACCCCGAGCCGGCCGTGTTCATCCCCGGCAAGTACGACGATCACGGCAAGTGGATGGACGGCTGGGAGACGCGCCGCAAGCGCACGACCGGTCACGATTTCTGCGTCGTGCGGCTCGCGCGGCCGGGCGTGATCCACGGCGTCGACCTCGATACGAGCCACTTCACCGGCAATTTCCCGCCGGCCGCGTCGATCGACGCCTGCTTCGCGGACGGCGACACGCCGTCGGACGACGCCGAATGGCACACCATCGTGGCCGCGACGACGCTGCAGGGCAACGCGCATCACTACGTCGAGGTCGCCGATGCGCGGCCGTACACGCATCTGCGCGTGAACCTGTATCCGGACGGCGGGCTCGCGCGGCTGCGCGTATACGGGCAGCCGCAGCGCGACTGGAGCCGCGTGCCTGCAGGCGAACCGGTCGATCTGGCCGCGATCGAGAACGGCGCCTATCTGGTCGCCGCGAACAACCAGCACTTCGGTGCCGCCTCGCAGATGCTGATGCCGGGGCGCGGCGCGAACATGGGCGACGGCTGGGAGACGCGGCGCCGCCGCGAGCCCGGCAACGACTGGGCGATCGTCGCGCTGGCGCGGCCGGGCATCATCCGGCGCGTCGAAGTCGATACCGCGTTCTTCAAGGGCAACTTCCCGGACCGCTGTTCGCTGCAGGCCGCGCACGTCACGGGCGGCACCGACGATTCGCTGGTCACGCAGGCGATGTTCTGGCCCGAACTGCTCGGCGAGCAGAAGCTGTCGATGGACAGCGTGCACACGTTCGACGATCTCGCGGCGCTCGGCCCCGTCACGCACGTGCGCTTCAACATCTTCCCGGACGGCGGCGTGTCGCGGCTGCGTCTGTGGGGCGAACCGGCCTGA
- a CDS encoding ureidoglycolate lyase: MSSLHTLRVERLTREAFAPFGDVIALEGARHFPINGGTTERFHDLANIDVCADGGRPLVSVFRAQPRALPVALTLMERHPHGSQAFIPLAAVSRYAVVVAPAGEFRPDAMRAFLAEGWQGVNYAKGVWHHPLLALDAVSDFVIVDRGGPQPNCDEIPLDGAWALEFEPACAGAL; encoded by the coding sequence ATGAGCAGCTTGCATACTCTGCGCGTCGAGCGTCTGACCCGCGAAGCATTTGCGCCGTTCGGCGACGTGATCGCACTCGAAGGCGCCCGGCATTTCCCGATCAACGGCGGCACGACCGAGCGCTTCCACGATCTCGCGAACATCGACGTCTGCGCGGACGGCGGCCGTCCGCTCGTCAGCGTGTTTCGCGCGCAGCCGCGTGCGCTGCCCGTCGCGCTCACGCTGATGGAGCGCCATCCGCACGGCAGCCAGGCGTTCATTCCGCTGGCGGCGGTGTCGCGCTACGCGGTCGTCGTCGCGCCGGCCGGCGAGTTCCGGCCCGACGCGATGCGCGCGTTCCTCGCGGAAGGCTGGCAGGGCGTCAACTATGCGAAAGGCGTGTGGCACCATCCGCTGCTCGCGCTCGATGCCGTCAGCGACTTCGTGATCGTCGATCGCGGCGGCCCGCAGCCGAACTGCGACGAGATCCCGCTCGACGGCGCCTGGGCGCTCGAATTCGAGCCGGCTTGCGCGGGCGCGCTCTGA
- the leuS gene encoding leucine--tRNA ligase: MHERYVPADVEAAAQGDWRAADAYKTQEDAQKPKFYCVSMLPYPSGKLHMGHVRNYTINDVMYRYLRMNGYNVLMPMGWDAFGMPAENAAMANGVPPAKWTYDNIDYMKGQMQSMGLAIDWSREIATCKPDYYKWNQWLFLKMLEKGIAYKKTGTVNWDPVDQTVLANEQVIDGRGWRSGALVEKREIPMYYLRITQYADELLNDLDGLGWPERVKIMQQNWIGKSFGVNFGFPYELDGEKQLLRVFTTRADTIMGVTFCAIAAEHPLATRLAQGKPELQAFIDECKRGGVAEADMATMEKKGVATGFSVTHPLTGEPVEVWIGNYVLMSYGEGAVMGVPGHDERDFAFAKKYGLPIKQVIAAEGHTYSLDAWQEWYGDKDIAVCINSGKYDGLGYAAAVDAVAADLKAGGFGDKQVTWRLRDWGISRQRYWGTPIPIIHCPSCGDVPVPEQDLPVVLPEDLVPDGSGNPLAKSEAFLNCTCPKCGAAAKRETDTMDTFVDSSWYFSRYTAPDAETMVDARTDYWMPMDQYIGGIEHAILHLLYSRFWTKVMRDLGLVKFGEPAKNLLTQGMVLNETYYREDAAGKKTWYNPADVTVTHDDKGRPVGATLNADGQPVVLGGIEKMSKSKNNGVDPQVLIDQYGADTARLFTMFAAPPEQQLEWSGAGVEGASRFLRRVWSFGYANREALASRAGFDAAALGDADKALRREIYSVLKQADFDYQRLQYNTVVSAAMKMLNAIDGAKGATPAVLREAYGVLLRVLYPVVPHVTYELWKALGYADEFGPLLDAPWPKVDEAALEQAEIELVLQVNGKVRGALKVAKDASREAIEAAALADDAFAKFGEGKPAKKIVVVPGRLVNIVV, from the coding sequence ATGCACGAGAGATACGTACCCGCCGACGTCGAAGCCGCCGCCCAGGGCGACTGGCGCGCAGCCGATGCCTACAAGACGCAGGAAGACGCGCAGAAGCCGAAGTTCTACTGCGTGTCGATGCTGCCGTATCCGTCCGGCAAGCTGCACATGGGTCACGTGCGCAACTACACGATCAACGACGTGATGTACCGCTATCTGCGGATGAACGGCTACAACGTGCTGATGCCGATGGGCTGGGACGCGTTCGGGATGCCCGCGGAGAACGCCGCGATGGCCAACGGCGTGCCGCCCGCGAAGTGGACCTACGACAACATCGACTACATGAAGGGCCAGATGCAGTCGATGGGCCTCGCGATCGACTGGTCGCGCGAGATCGCGACCTGCAAGCCCGACTACTACAAGTGGAACCAGTGGCTGTTCCTGAAGATGCTCGAGAAGGGCATCGCATACAAGAAGACGGGAACCGTGAACTGGGATCCGGTCGACCAGACCGTGCTCGCGAACGAGCAGGTGATCGACGGCCGCGGCTGGCGCTCGGGCGCGCTCGTCGAGAAGCGCGAAATCCCGATGTACTACCTGCGCATCACGCAGTACGCGGACGAGCTGCTGAACGACCTCGACGGCCTCGGCTGGCCCGAGCGCGTGAAGATCATGCAGCAGAACTGGATCGGCAAGAGCTTCGGCGTGAACTTCGGCTTCCCGTACGAACTCGACGGCGAGAAGCAGCTGCTGCGCGTGTTCACGACGCGCGCCGACACGATCATGGGCGTCACGTTCTGCGCGATCGCGGCCGAGCATCCGCTCGCGACGCGCCTCGCGCAGGGCAAGCCCGAGCTGCAGGCGTTCATCGACGAATGCAAGCGCGGCGGCGTCGCCGAGGCCGACATGGCGACGATGGAGAAGAAGGGCGTCGCGACCGGCTTCTCGGTCACGCATCCGCTGACGGGCGAGCCGGTCGAGGTGTGGATCGGCAACTACGTGCTGATGAGCTACGGCGAAGGCGCCGTGATGGGTGTGCCGGGCCATGACGAACGCGACTTCGCGTTCGCGAAGAAGTACGGCCTGCCGATCAAGCAGGTGATCGCGGCTGAAGGCCATACGTACTCGCTCGACGCCTGGCAGGAGTGGTACGGCGACAAGGACATCGCGGTCTGCATCAACAGCGGCAAGTACGACGGCCTCGGCTACGCGGCGGCCGTCGACGCGGTCGCGGCCGACCTGAAGGCGGGCGGCTTCGGCGACAAGCAGGTCACGTGGCGTCTGCGCGACTGGGGCATTTCGCGCCAGCGCTACTGGGGCACGCCGATCCCGATCATCCACTGCCCGTCGTGCGGCGACGTGCCGGTGCCGGAACAGGACCTGCCCGTCGTGCTGCCGGAAGACCTCGTGCCGGACGGCTCGGGCAACCCGCTCGCGAAGTCCGAAGCGTTCCTGAACTGCACGTGTCCGAAGTGCGGCGCGGCCGCGAAGCGCGAAACCGACACGATGGACACCTTCGTCGATTCGTCGTGGTACTTCTCGCGCTACACGGCGCCGGACGCCGAGACGATGGTCGACGCGCGCACCGACTACTGGATGCCGATGGACCAGTACATCGGCGGCATCGAGCACGCGATCCTGCACCTGCTGTATTCGCGCTTCTGGACGAAGGTGATGCGCGATCTCGGCCTCGTGAAGTTCGGCGAGCCGGCGAAGAACCTGCTCACGCAGGGCATGGTGCTGAACGAGACGTACTATCGCGAGGACGCGGCGGGCAAGAAGACCTGGTACAACCCGGCCGACGTGACCGTCACGCACGACGACAAGGGCCGCCCGGTCGGCGCGACGCTGAACGCCGACGGCCAGCCGGTCGTGCTCGGCGGCATCGAGAAGATGTCGAAATCGAAGAACAACGGCGTCGATCCGCAGGTGCTGATCGACCAGTACGGCGCGGATACCGCGCGCCTGTTTACGATGTTCGCCGCGCCGCCCGAGCAGCAGCTCGAGTGGTCGGGCGCCGGCGTCGAAGGCGCGAGCCGCTTCCTGCGCCGCGTGTGGAGCTTCGGCTATGCGAACCGCGAAGCGCTCGCCTCGCGCGCGGGCTTCGATGCGGCCGCGCTCGGCGACGCCGACAAGGCGCTGCGCCGCGAAATCTACAGCGTGCTGAAGCAGGCCGACTTCGACTATCAGCGTCTGCAATACAACACGGTCGTGTCGGCCGCGATGAAGATGCTGAACGCGATCGACGGGGCGAAGGGCGCGACGCCGGCCGTGCTGCGCGAAGCGTACGGCGTGCTGCTGCGCGTGCTGTATCCGGTGGTTCCGCACGTCACGTACGAGCTCTGGAAGGCGCTCGGCTATGCCGACGAATTCGGTCCGCTGCTCGACGCGCCGTGGCCGAAGGTCGACGAGGCGGCGCTCGAGCAGGCCGAGATCGAACTCGTGCTGCAGGTGAACGGCAAGGTGCGCGGCGCGCTGAAGGTCGCGAAGGACGCGAGCCGCGAGGCGATCGAAGCCGCGGCGCTGGCCGACGACGCGTTCGCGAAGTTCGGCGAAGGCAAGCCGGCGAAGAAGATCGTCGTCGTGCCGGGCCGCCTCGTGAACATCGTCGTCTGA
- the fur gene encoding ferric iron uptake transcriptional regulator, with amino-acid sequence MTNPTDLKNIGLKATLPRLKILEIFQQSPVRHLTAEDVYRNLLNEQLDIGLATVYRVLTQFEQAGLLSRSNFESGKAVFELNEGSHHDHLVCLDCGRVEEFFDAEIESRQQAIAKERGFRLQEHSLAMYGSCTTENCPHRKH; translated from the coding sequence ATGACCAATCCGACGGATCTCAAGAATATCGGGCTAAAGGCCACCCTACCGCGCCTCAAGATTCTCGAGATCTTCCAGCAGAGCCCCGTGCGGCACCTGACCGCCGAAGACGTCTACCGCAACCTGCTCAACGAGCAGCTCGACATCGGGCTCGCCACCGTCTATCGCGTGCTCACGCAGTTCGAGCAGGCCGGCCTGCTGTCGCGCAGCAACTTCGAATCCGGCAAGGCCGTGTTCGAGCTGAACGAAGGCTCGCACCACGACCACCTCGTCTGCCTCGACTGCGGGCGCGTCGAGGAGTTCTTCGACGCCGAAATCGAAAGCCGCCAGCAGGCGATCGCGAAGGAGCGCGGTTTCCGCCTCCAGGAGCACTCGCTTGCGATGTACGGGTCGTGCACCACCGAAAACTGCCCGCACCGCAAGCACTGA
- a CDS encoding outer membrane protein assembly factor BamE yields the protein MRSAIIAAAAVAALAGCSSYDSVTQRIAQSITPYRITVVQGNFVSQEKAAQLQTGMTREQVRALLGTPLLTDMFHADRWDYLFYFKRGSTSVVQQRDLVLTFSGDRLASWTGAENLPSELDLLADIDGDRRGKKAAKDKAAAAAAASGASAVTTASAPTSVGEVVDQDANARAARAANRATNQVSGQGSATRHFTPSAQASGGAPVPGGQPPGAVPAIQPQFQFHRPPQPNVSNEAAPPVGPQGSDTLQNQPLTAPAQSQ from the coding sequence ATGCGGAGTGCCATCATCGCTGCCGCCGCCGTTGCCGCGCTGGCTGGTTGTTCGTCGTACGACAGCGTGACGCAGCGCATCGCGCAGAGCATCACGCCTTATCGGATCACCGTCGTGCAAGGCAACTTCGTGTCGCAGGAGAAGGCCGCGCAACTGCAGACCGGCATGACGCGCGAGCAGGTCCGCGCGCTGCTCGGCACGCCGCTGCTGACGGACATGTTCCACGCCGACCGCTGGGATTACCTGTTCTACTTCAAGCGCGGCTCGACGTCGGTCGTCCAGCAGCGCGATCTCGTGCTGACGTTCTCGGGCGATCGCCTCGCGAGCTGGACCGGTGCCGAGAATCTGCCGTCCGAGCTCGATCTGCTCGCCGACATCGACGGCGACCGCCGCGGCAAGAAAGCGGCGAAGGACAAGGCGGCCGCCGCCGCGGCCGCGAGCGGCGCGAGTGCGGTCACGACGGCAAGCGCGCCGACGTCGGTCGGCGAGGTCGTCGATCAGGATGCGAACGCGCGGGCGGCGCGCGCGGCTAACCGCGCGACCAATCAGGTCTCCGGCCAGGGCTCCGCTACGCGGCACTTCACGCCGTCCGCGCAGGCATCGGGCGGTGCGCCGGTGCCGGGCGGCCAGCCGCCGGGCGCCGTGCCGGCGATCCAGCCGCAGTTCCAGTTCCATCGGCCTCCGCAGCCGAACGTCTCGAACGAAGCGGCGCCGCCGGTCGGCCCGCAAGGGTCCGACACGCTGCAGAACCAGCCGCTCACCGCACCCGCGCAGTCGCAGTAA